The DNA sequence GCTTGCGAGGGCTATACGTTAGCTTTAGATCGAGTTCCTCTTGTGACCCAGAAATTTAAAATTAGCATTTCTAATTGGAAATCTCAGAGAACACATAAACATTATGTAGATCCACTTTTTTCTTGTATATGATTTcatacacaaaataaaaataaaaaacatgaaaagaatttTGGTCTTATGGCTGTGTTTTCTCTGTTCTTGTTCCGCAACTAATTCCATTTACAGCAGCAAATCTTCGTATATttatccaaaatcaatcctttGCTCATCAAATTATAAGTTAGTTTGCTTTGAAATAGATGGATGAGTGAGTGCAATGCAACCAATCACTAAACCAAGAAGCCAAATACATATTTTTAAATGCCATGATATAATTTCAATAGTGGACAGGTATCAATCAGCTGTTTCAACATGAGTTTTCCATTCCAGAAACAATGATTTTAGTTATTGAAGAAGACGGTAGTGCGGTAGTGATGCCTCCAATGGACTTTATATACTGATGCTCAAACTGTTAAACCACAGGGGTCAGCAATGGTTTGTTCAAGAAGTGAGCCTCAAGATTCCCAATAACAAGGTCAGCCATTGCATTGCGAGTTTCAGTAGTACCACTTCCTGCATGAGGCAAGAGCACCACATTTTCAAAACCAAACAGCTGCTCTGGTACTTCTGGTTCATTTTGATACACATCAAGGCCAGCTCCACCTAATCGGCCTTCTAGCAGTGCAGATACCAACTCAGGCTCATCAACATGATGACCCCTCCCAATGTTAATGAGTACACCCTTTGGCCCCAATGCATCAATGACTTCACGATTGATAATGTGGCGGGTTTCTTCAGTGAGTGGGCACGCAACAACTAGAACATCACTGTTGGAGGCCAATTCCACAACAGTAGGATAATACTTGTACTTCAATTCTAGTTTTTCTGTTCTGGAGAAGTAGGCAATGGGGCAGCTAAAAGCCACAGCTCTCTTGGCAACTGCTTTGCCAATTCTTCCCAAACCAATGATACCAACTGTTTTTCCGGTGAActgaaatgaataaaaaaaatattacaaaagGGGAAACAATCTATACCAGGAAGACAATAAGGTAAAGCAAAAAAGTTCTTGACATTTTATATGAAAGCTACTACTATGTCCAATTAAAAAAGTTCTTCTAGCAAATATACAACTTGGAGGTATAATCAAAGGCTAGTAACTGGAAACTATCAATATATGACACTAATATCTATCAGAAATATATTACAACCAAAATACCCTAATAACACCTTGGGCATCCAGAAATGGTAATCTTAAAGACTTTCCATCTTATGGTTCCATTTGCTTGACATGGCTATATAGCCAAAAGCAGctaaaagaaaagctccaaAGGTCCTAAATCCAACTGTGCAGCATTTTTCTACATGAAAGGTAGAAATGCAGAAGCAATCACACAAACAATTGtgcactaaaaactccacagcAGTAGTAAAAACACAAAGCAATACACAGAAGAGTAGAATAATTAGAGAAATGCCAGGTTCAACCAATATCGATCACCTTTGCAAAGAAAACAGAGAAACAAGCACCAACTCTACCATGTAATTTCAAGAATTTGGGTAACATGAAATTTAGTTTGCATTGTCTATTTCACACACTACACAAAACAATGCACAATCCACTCCAAAGTAATATTTCTTCACAAACCAAATGTACATTATATATCACTATATTAACCAACACCAACTACCCTTAATATATCTTGCTGGGTTGATGCAATCCTTACATCAGAACAATAAAAGTTCATGGTAGAAAATGAAAAGCCTAATAACACATGCACATATTGTTAATAGCAACATAGACATCTTCAGTGAGCAACCTTGACCGACTACTAATTTGCACAAGCACTGTTATTCCCCTGACTGCTGATTTCTCATAATTGTCCTTTCTATGTTAACAATTAGTCAACGTTTTACCACAATCATGAACCGGGAATTCCAATAAACCCAACTAAACTGCACAGTGACAATAGTTGACTTCAACAGTTGCCTATAAGAACAACCAAACCAGCAAATAAGCAAAAGCAAACAATCCAATTGAACTCAAATCCAACGACAACCAATAAAACAGTGAAAGAACAAAAAAGCAACCTTGGTGGTCAACTTGTAGTCACCCTTCTTCCACTGCCCACTCCTGACATAGCGGTCACTCTCACACAGCCTCCGCATGACCGCCAGCGCCAACCCGATGGCGATATCGGCCACGTCATCGGTCAACACGTCGGGTGTGTTGGTGACCCGAATACCCTTTTCCTTGCATTTCTTCAAATCAATCTTGTCCGTCCCAACGCTGAAGCTGGAGATGATCTCCAAGTTGGGCAGACTGTCAATGAGTTCGGCATCAGCTCCAACGCCGCCGTGGCCGACGATGGCTCGGATGGAACTGGAGTTGTCCTTGATGAACTGGGTTTTGTTAGGGACAGGGACAGTCCAGAGCTTGAG is a window from the Rosa chinensis cultivar Old Blush chromosome 2, RchiOBHm-V2, whole genome shotgun sequence genome containing:
- the LOC112187025 gene encoding glyoxylate/hydroxypyruvate reductase A HPR2; its protein translation is MDSIDVLTLVPTSISAYLEQELDKRFNVLKLWTVPVPNKTQFIKDNSSSIRAIVGHGGVGADAELIDSLPNLEIISSFSVGTDKIDLKKCKEKGIRVTNTPDVLTDDVADIAIGLALAVMRRLCESDRYVRSGQWKKGDYKLTTKFTGKTVGIIGLGRIGKAVAKRAVAFSCPIAYFSRTEKLELKYKYYPTVVELASNSDVLVVACPLTEETRHIINREVIDALGPKGVLINIGRGHHVDEPELVSALLEGRLGGAGLDVYQNEPEVPEQLFGFENVVLLPHAGSGTTETRNAMADLVIGNLEAHFLNKPLLTPVV